DNA sequence from the bacterium genome:
ATCAGGGGTGTCGTGTCAGGCAGCGCACCGCGGTTTCCATGGTTCCCTTTCCGTAATAATTCAGCCAGCTGCTCACGCGAATACTCACATTTATCGATAGTGTATAGTTGACCAGCTATGAGCAAAGGAACATTCAGCTCCGATACCGTCCTGTCATGAGCCGCAAAGCCCGCACCGAGCAGCGACAGCTCTGCGGTGAGAAACAGCACTCCTTTTGCGGTATCCCCATGATAAAAATGTGTTCCGCCGGGCAGGAACTCCAGAACGAGTGGCACATGTTCCGCGCTGCGGGATGATGATGTATCGTCGCTCAGGCAGATATCGGAAAGTGTACAGTAAAGCACTATTCCTGACAACACAACCACAGTGATTATTTTTGAATTCAGCGGATTTTTCATGAGTTTCCGTTTCCGTGATAGCGGTAAAAAATATCAAACAGACTCTTTAAAAATTGAAAAGTAAAAATATTTCACAATATAATAACTTTCATTCTTGTCTGTTCCGTTTTTCTGATGTATAAATAGAACGCAGGTGATTGCGCTGTCTGCCCTTATAAAACAGCGTCACAGAAGGGAAAGGAATCCTTCGGATTCGCTCCTGTGCGATTTTGTATGATTCTCATAACTATATATTTATCAGGAGGTAGACAATGGGTAAAACAGGCTGGAGTTTAATAGCGGGATTCATGTGCTGTCTGGTTCTGGCTGCCGGAGGGGATAAACTTATGGCTCAACAGTCAACGGGTGTGACCGCAGCTCTCGAAATTGTTCCGCAGCCGGTGAAGGTCGTTCCGGGCAAAGGCTTGTTTGCCCTGAAGCCATCGACCGTAATCGCCATCACGGACGATACCGTCGAATTGATGAGCCTGGGACGATATCTTTCAGACCAGATAAGGCTTCTCACCGAGTATACCCTCGAAGTGCGCCGGACATCGGGCGCCGCAGTAGCCCCGGGCACGATAGTCCTGACGACACAGGGAGCCGACAGAACACTCGGCGATGAGGGATACTCCCTGAAGGTTTCTTGGGAATCCGTCATAATTTCGGCGCAGAAACCCGCCGGTGTTTTTTATGGCATTCAGACGTTCAGGCAGATGATCATGTCCGGCGACGACAGCTGGAGATTCTCGCGTTCCATTCCCGCTGTCGAAATTTCGGACAAACCATCGTATACATGGCGCGGATTTCAGCTCGACTGTTCCCGTCATTTCATGAGCCTCGACTTTGTGAAGCGGTATATCGATCTTCTCGCATACCACAAGATGAATGTCTTCCACTGGCACCTGACCGATGACCAGGGCTGGCGTATCGAAATAAAGCGCTATCCCGAGCTTACGAGGGCCGGGGCGTTTTATGGCGACGGCGATAACCGTCACGGCGGATACTATACGCAGGATGAAGCCCGCGAGATCGTGGCATATGCGAAGAGCCGCTACATAACCGTTGTCCCGGAAATCGAGATGCCGGGGCATGCCACCGCGGCGATTGCGGCTTATCCGGAGCTTTCCTGCGCCGGGAAGCCCCTCAAGGTGGAGTCGACCTGGGGTATTCACCCGAACCTGTTCTGCGCCGGAAAGGAATCGACATTCGAGTTCATCGAAAATGTGCTCACGGAGCTCTGCGACATATTCCCGTCCCCCTATATTCATATCGGCGGCGACGAGGCGGTGAAAGACCAGTGGAAAGCCTGCCCGCTCTGCCAGAAACGCATGAAGGAGCTGGGACTCAAGAACGAGAATGAGCTTCAGGGCTATTTTACCACCCGTATCGATACATTCGTGCAGACACTCAACCGTAACATCGTCGGCTGGGACGAAATCCTCGAGGGAGGCCCCTCGAAAACCGCCGTGGTTCAGTCGTGGCGCGGCATGGAAGGAGCGGTCGAGGGCGCGAAAAAGGGACATCGGGTGATCTCGTCCCCCGCGCCTTTCGTGTACCTTGATTTTCCGAATACCGAGGACGGCACCAACGATACGGGCTGGCTCAAGGTCACCACTCTCGAAAAAGTGTATTCGTTCGAGCCGACCCCGGCCGAGCTGACTCCCGCGGAGGCTGCGCTCATTTTGGGCGGCGAATGCCCGCTGTGGACGGAGCGGGCGCCCCAGCCCGAAGTCGATCACATGGTGTTCCCGCGTCTGTGCGCCCTTGCGGAGGTGGTCTGGACGCCCCCGGAACGCAGGAACTGGGCCGATTTCTCGAGACGCATGGAGGTGCATTACCGGCGGCTCGACGCGCTCGGTGTGGATTATTTCACCCCGTACACCCCGGTCGGTTCATGGGATCCGAAGGATATCGGGAATTCGTTCGCGACCCTTGACCGTGACATCACCGATGCGCTCAGGGAGCCCGGCCATTACCGTCTGGCGCTCCGTCACGATACCGGCGCGAACGGCGTGACGATCGAGTGGGCAGCCATCCTCGAAAACGGCCGTGAGATGGCGCGCGACACGCACGAGGGAGTGAGCGGAAAACGGCGGGCCGGTCACAATTACCGTTTCAGGGTGGATACAACCCGTCCCGGCGCCCGTTATACGCTCAGGGTGAGCCTCCGCGGGGACGGCGGAACCGACACGAAGGGAACACTGCTTTTGAGGCATTTTAAGTGAGCGGGAAAGGAACGGGGGGAAGGCATTGAAAAGTCATGAAAAATAATGTATTTGATGGATAGAGATATGGTGTGTTACCGTTATTTTATGTGGGCGATTTCACCGCATATAAAATGTGTTTGACTTGTTCATCAGATACTTATACTTTTCTAAAATACGATTTTTCCAATGATCATACCTTTCTTAAATCGAGGAGGTAAAGGTGTGATAAGTCCCGCAGATAATCTATAAGAAATAATGATTTATTTGGGATTTTACTAATTGTATAAAATTCTTGCTAAATGAGTGATTATTAAAAAGATAACAAATTGATATTAATAATATTACACGTATTTTCCAGATTTTTCATTGGGGTCTTATAGAGGTCAAATAGTTTTATAGAGGTTCTTAGTATAGAAACTTTATAAATCCTGGTCAGTCCAGAAAAGAAAATGTAAGGTACTTTTCCCATGTTTAGGAATGTACAACTTAAGTGAAAGGTGGGAAAGGAATGATCAAGTGGCCTGCAATCAAGAGGCTCTATCTATCACTCCAGCGAGTAATTTCTATTCGTAGGTTTGGATTCCCAGCTCTCGTTATCTACGGTATATCAGTTAATCCGATAAATGGAGATCGCGGAATTCCGTGCCTGTGGCGTTTAGTTTTCGGAATGGACTGCCCATGTTGTGGACTGTCACGGGCTGATGCTCTTCTATTCAGGGGGCATTTCTTGGATGCAGTGAGAATGAACTGGCTCATTATCCCAGTAGTTCTAGTATTCTTTTACTATTTCACCGAAACTGTTGTAAACCAATACCACATGAGGAGGAAGTCATGGCTCAATTAGGTGCAGCAGAACTCGCGGCGTTGACAAAGGATCTTGATGACTCGAAGAAAATGATCTTTCAGTCGCAGTACTCCTCAGAGAAAAAGGACAGAGGCACTGCGATGATAGTGGCTCTGTTTAACTGGGATCGCATCTGGTTTGGTGATACGGGCCTTGGAATTTTGAAGTTGCTCACTGTCGGGCTGTGTGGTATTTGGTGGCTGATCGACCTTTTCACGGCTGGATCGCGTTGTGACGATTACAACCGTGCAAAGGCAGAGGAAATAGTCGCATCTCTCAAACTGACAAAGTAGTTAAGAAAGGCAGCACCGTAATTGGCCTAACAAAGTGAGTAAAGTGAGCGCAACGTTCGCTGGAGATAAGAAATGGCGATTATGAATACTGACAGCATAATGACGCTATCTTCGAAACAACTTACTGGATTCTTTTTCGATTGGCCTTAGCATCTCAATGCCTGCACGCACATGGAGAATCTTTATTCCAGCTATTTGGAATTGCTGGTACTTGATGGAGATCGTTGTATGGTTCATCAATGCACTATCAGATGGGATTTTTTACGCGTATATCCCTCTCCTTGAAGTCCTATCCTAATACCATGGGCAGGGAATCGGCACGGAATTGGTTCGACGCATGGTTGAGGGGCTCGGTGGTATGTATGCGATTGACATTGTGTGAGATGAGTACACTGCGCCCTTCATTCGGACAAAGAAACCAGCCAATGCGTGGGAATGGTCATGAGGAATTACGCCAACCATGGAGCAGCGAACAATCGCATGCAGTGGACTCGGGCGTTATACGCTCAGGGTGAGTCTCCGCGGGGACGGCGGAACCGACACGAAGGGAACCATGCTTTTAAGGCATTTCAAGTGAGTGGGTAGGGAACGGGGGTGTGCGGGAAAGACACCCCCCATTTTTTATTTACTTGACAAAATCATATTTTAGCAATATATATGCAGATATTTATACATGCTCATTTCTCATATTCTCAATTGTGGTGGGCATAGTAAACATAAATAAATATTCACGGTATTATGAATCTCTCTATAGAATAAAGCATTCAGGATAACGTGGCATTTCGTCATATTTCATTTTAGTAGTACAGGGGTATTATCATAACTATAAAACAATAGTTGGTTCGCAAACATTGGAGTCCTAGTTGAGTACCTTCGAGTGCGCATACTGCGGCCAGTTTAAAGCTGCGACCGACGACCACGTCCCGCCAAAGAGTATATTTAAGGATCCCAAGCCATTGGAATTGCCAACCGTGAAGTCCTGCGCACAGTGCAACCAAGGCGCTTCAGACGATGACGAGTATTTTCGCGATACCGTCGTCAAGTACTATGCAGTAGCAGACAAACCTCAAGCGAAGGATCAACTTGCAGCAATGTATAGGGCGGCGACAAAATCTAAGAAGCGCAAATACGCCGAGAGAACGCTAAGCTCCTTTTTTAAAATCGAAGTCATATCATCTGCCGGTATCTACCTTGGTACAGTTCCAGCCTACAGGATTGATACAGTGAGGTTCAATAGAGTAGTAATACGCTACATCAAAGGCCTTTACCGATATGACACTGGTACCCGGCTGCCTGATGATCGACACATTGAAGTAATCAGTGATCCTGATACTATACACCAGAAGAGGCAACAGGTTGAGCAACTCTTGGCAGGCTCGGAGAGCAAGAATATTCAAGAAGGGGTCTTCTGGTATGCGTGGGGCCAGGCAGTAGACAACCCCGCTGCTTCCTTTTGGCTGCTCGTATTCTATGATGCCTTTCCAATCATTGCGGTCATTAACTAACTACTGTGATCACTTTTCACATATCACGGCCTAACAATCACTTTGAATGGCCGAACTCGCTAAATCCTTCAATCAGGCTGGTATATGATAAGTTCGTTCACCACTCAAGCGCACACCGTTAGTCGCTGAATTGAATAAAGAGATGCTTAGCCCACAAATGATTTGAGAAATGAGAGAATAGTGAAAACCAAATATATCTTCATCGTGGCAATTCTAATATTCATGGCAATTGCATTCGAATACTACGTTATCGTCTCACCTCTCGGATCAGATACTCGAATTGGCAATGCTATTCAAAGTGCCGCTGTCTTTGTCGCATTATTAGCTGCTACTATAGCCCTGTCGGCTGCGGATCCAAAGGCCCAAAAAGTTAAAGTTAAAATTGAACAGAACATTGATCCAAATAACATTGGCTTTTACTATAAAAGCGAGTTACCCAACGACCTACAAACCAAATATGAGGGCTTTCCATATCCAATTAAATCACATAAAGTTCATTTTAAGATTACGAACACCTCGGGATTTACTTTAAAGAAACCCACTTTGACGTTTAGGCTTCCTCTTGAGAAACAACACCCGCAAAAGGTTGGCGAAAAATATGTCTTATCTTTCAATTCAAATCTATTCAATTCACAAACTGAACTTCGATTGCTTGAATTTGCCGACACCCTGCTCCTCTCCAATTCCAATCTGCCGTTTTGGAACAACGATGACAATATCACTATTTGGATCAGAATGCTACTTAATGATGGGAAATTTGAACCATTTATGGTAGATGTATCAGTCAACTGTGAGAATGCTGAAGGAGTTACAAAACTAGTACGGATAGATCCAAAACATTTCTACAGATTGGAGGATAGAATGGTCGATGCGGAATCAATTACACAACAGCCTGACGAGACTACAATCGAGCATGCTCGTGTCGGCTATCAAGTAGCAGTGAGTCTTTGGACCTCCGAAAGCGAACAGACCTGGGCTCGCTTCAACGTAATGATTGTTGCAAACAGCATTATTCTTGCCATCATTGGATTGGTTGTGACAAGCGAACATGCTATGCTCTCAATATCATTTGTCATGTCTATAGTTGGTATTATTATGTGTATAATGTGGTTATTTATCACGAAACGCGGTTTCGATTATCAAGACTACTACGTAAATTCTGCACGGGAATTGGAAGAACGGTTTCTCCGCCATGTAATAAAGACAGCCTCAAGGGGTAGCATCTTTGCAGACGGGCAGTCTGTCACATTCGAGTTAGATGGTAAAACGACAAAATTTCAGATGAGCAGGTGTTCGCGTATAGCACGTGCAAGGTTTATATCTATCGTCGTTATTTTCTTGTTTATCATTGTGTATGTGCTTGCATTGTTACAATCAATTTGGATTTATTTAACAGTATGTTATAAGTAATACCAATATTCATGTTATCAATCCATGGTTGGTGGCTAAAACCAAGTTACAACCGACGCGCTCCGCGTACGGCTGAACGTGGCCGTTTGGTTTCCTGCTGTCATGGGAAAAATCATAAACTGAGAAAGATGGAACGCGTACAATGAATGTGCGTGATTTTTGTGAAAAAGAACGAGTAGCACTCCGGGACGAGTTGCACAACCTGAAAAGCTGCCAGATTACCTTTCTTGCTTCGTCCATCACTGCAACCGGTGCGATACTTGGTCTCGCAACCACTCTAATTCAAACCACGTTTCTGGGAGTCGTTTTCTTGCTCCCTCTTATTGTGTTGCTTCCCTCATGGTGGGTATTCTTTGACAAGGCAACAACCATCACTCGCATTGTTGGGTATTATAGAATTCTGGAGAAAGTAATCCTCGGACATTATAAGGCAAACAACTTCATGGGCTGGGAAAATGCACTTTGCGAATTCAGGAGCAGACAGCAAGCTGGTACACTTGCCTTTCCTAAAAAGCAGTTGGAAAATCCTTGGCCTCATGGATTGTGTAATATGCTTCTGCTACGTACCTCTCACCCATACTGGATTATTTCCTACTTAACTTTCTTTACTATATCGAGTATGTGTATAGTGACCAGTACTATAATTCTTAAAGGCGTCTGGCGTTTAGTAATATCTATACCAGTCATTCTTTTTTTGATGTCGGTATGGCGGAATTTGCGGACCGTGTGGAATCTAATCGAAGGGCAGAATTCATACGACTGTAACGAACACTTTTGGAAACAAATTCTTATACTGAAACCTATTGTGAATTCTATAGAGTAACTTTCAACGTTCTCCACTTTCAAAACCTGACCCTCCTCGGCTTCGCCGTGTCCTCCCTATTAGGGAGGATGCCCGGAGGGCAGGAGGGTCCCTTCGTTTTTTTACCACAATCCGGTATAAAGATTCCCCGTTTTTAATCATGGTAATCCTGTAAATCCTGTAAATCCCGGTTCAAGTCTTTTTCTCGGTATTTTCTGGCATTTTTCCCCGTCCTCGATGTATATTACCGTTGTATTACGTCCGTGACATAAATGTGCCCGTAACCATTATGTTCCATGAGGACTGCTGCCATGATTGAACTGAGCGAAAAACAGATCGGCGAATATCATCACCGGAACTATACCGCGGTCGACGGGCTGTGGTTTATGAAGGTCGAGGAAAAGTACGGGTTCGATGCCGCGCTCGATGTTGACAACGAGGTCTGGAAGGTGCTTCCCAAGATTCAGGCGCGGATGCTGAAATCTTTCGGGAATGTGGGCGACGGGATCGATGCGCTCCGTGAGTGTCTCGAAACGAAGCTCCGGCTCGAGGGTTTCGAATTTCATACCAAAACCGGTAAAAACGGCGGTTTTTCAGTTATCATAGACGGCTGTCCCTGGCACAATACGATGGTGAAAGTCGGCCGTGAGAAATACTCTTCCCTGGTGGGAAACCGTATTTGCAGAACCGAATACACCACATTCGCGTATGAGTTCGACAGCCGGATACAATTCGAGATGGAGACTCAGATCTGCTGCCGGGCGCGTCAGTGTATCCTCAACTTTTTCATGTGATTCGGACAGTTTACAAAAAAATTAATCCGCGTAAATCCGCCCGATCCGCGTAAATCCGCGTTCTATTTAATGTTATGAATTTCTCGTGAAAAAAAGGGTATGAGACTATGGCCGCACCGGATATAATCGAAAAAATCGCCGAAAACGTCTGGGAGATACCGGTCGGGTATAAAACCGGCATGCGCGTCCCGGCCCGTATTTACGCTTCCGGGAAGCTGCTCGGCGAAATGGATGACGGCGTCTTCGAGCAGGTTACCAATGTGGCGATGCTGCCGGGAATTGTCAGTCATGCGTTCTGCATGCCGGACGGTCACTGGGGATACGGGTTTCCCATCGGCGGTGTCGCGGCTGTCGACCCCTGTGAGGGTGTCATATCCCCGGGCGGCATCGGGTTTGACATAAACTGCGGCATGCGGCTCCTGCGGACCGGGTTGACGTATGACGAGGTGAAACCGCATCTCCGGAAGCTCGTGGACAGGCTGTTCGAGCGTATTCCCGCCGGCGTGGGCAGCTCGGGATTTATCAGGATATCGCGGGACGATTTCCGCGGCGTGGTCGAGACCGGTGCAGCATGGTGCGTCAAAAACGGGTACGGCACGGAGGATGACCTCGAACGCACCGAGGAGCATGGCTGCATCGATGGAGCCGATGCGTCGAAAGTGAGCACCAAGGCGGTCGAGCGCGGGTACAAACAGATCGGGACGCTCGGTTCCGGGAACCATTACCTCGAAATCCAGGTGGCGAAACCCGAAAATATCTATGACCGTGAGCTCGCCGAAAAATTTGGAATAACCATGCCCGACCAGGTCATGGTCATGCTCCACTGCGGCAGCCGCGGTTTCGGGCATCAGGTGGCGACCGATTACCTCCACACCTTCATAACGGTGATGGGGAAAAAGTACGGCATCGTCACCCCCGACCGTGAGCTTGCCTGCGCTCCCTTTCGTTCCGAGGAGGGGCAGGATTATTTCGCCGCCATGAAATGCGCCATCAACATGTCCTATGTCAACCGTCAGGTTATCCTGCACCGGGTGCGCGAGGTGTTTTCCGAAATCTTCCGCCGCGACCCGCTCGATATGGGAATGCACCAGATATATGACATCGCGCATAACACCGCCATGCTCGAACGGCATGTCATCGACGGCGCCGAACGTGAGGTTCTCGTCCACCGCAAGGGTGCGACACGCGCTTTCGCCCCGGGTAACAGCTCGCTCCCGAAGATTTACCAGGAAACGGGTCAGCCGGTCATTATCGGCGGCAGCATGGAAACCGGTTCCTATCTCCTCACCGGCATGAAGAGCGGGGATCAGACATTCTTTACCACGGCGCACGGCAGCGGGAGGACGATGAGCCGCAATAAGGCGAAACGGCTCTATAACGGCAAACAGCTCCAGCGCGATCTGGACGACCGCGGAATCTATATCCGCACCGCATCCTTCTCCGGTCTCGCCGAAGAGGTGGGCAGCGCATACAAGAACATCGACGATGTGGCTGCGGCGACCGAGCACGCGGGCATCAGCAGGCGTGTTGTCAGATTCACCCCCATCGGGAATATCAAGGGATGAGGTGAAGGTGGGTGATAGCATTACTCCGGGGATTAAATAGTGGATGACGTCATGCCGACCTTGATTCGGCATCTATTCCAAATACTGGAATCATTATTTGATCGCCGATACAATAAAATCGATCCCCGATCAAGTCTGGGACTAAAATCGTCAATCGTCACTATTTACAGCCCATGCCATACCGTTACCTTGACGATATAGCGACAGCCGATGCCGCGTTCGAGGCGTGGGGCGCTTCTCTGGAGGAGCTTTTTATCGCCGCCGCGGACGCCCTTCTGAACGTGATGGTGGAGAACCTCGAAACCATCGCAGGCCGTGAACGGCGGACCATCCGGTGTGAAGCCGAATCACTCGGAATGCTCCTCATCCGCTTCCTCGAAGAGCTTGTATTCATTAAGGATGCCCAGCGGCTTTTCCTGAGGGTTGAGCGCCTCGGTATCGAACAGACCGGCGACATGTGGAACCTTGTCGCACAGGTGTATGGCGAGGAGATAAATCCGGAGAGGCACGAGCTCAACGCGGATGTCAAGGCGGTGACCTACCACCGGTTCAGCCTCGAACAGTGCGGTCAGGAATGGCGCGCGACCGTCGTGCTCGATATTTAGAGGGTGATGAAACGTTGCAGCATCTGCTTCCCATAACAGAATGAATCCCCCGGACAGTATATATATGCAATTCGAAACAGGGACTACCTCGTTATCTTCATGAGCCAGTTGTGGAGGGGCGCCATGTGGCTGTACCGCTCGAAACACCAGTCTATCAGCTCCTCCGAAAAAAGCTCCTCGGGGATTTTTGTCTCGATACCTGCATAAAGGCCGTTGTGGAGGAGGAGGGTGGCGTTTTTGTGGGTCGGATCGAATCCGCGCGGAACACGTTTGTAGTGGCTCCCGCCGAGAGTGCAGCCGCCCGATGAGGTTATACTCCCGATTATCTGTGCAAGCTCTGCCCCGTGCTTTTTATGCACGACATAGTCACGGTAACGGTCGAGCTGGGGCTTGGTGAAACAGTATATACCTGTGCCGAGCATGAGCGTACCCGGTTCGATATGGAAGTAGTACCCCGAGGCTTCCATGCGGGGGCCCGCGCCTTCCCAGAACCAGATTCCGAGGTGTGTTTTGTAGGGTGTTTTGTCCTTGCTGAACCGTGTGTCGCGGTTGATGCGGAACAGCGAGCGGTTGACCCGCGGATCGGCGTTGATCCTGGGCGATATGAAACGGAGACGGTCGCCCATGTCGGTGACAAACAGACGGGCCGGCTCCAGAACAAACATGTCAAAATCCTTTTTGTGGCGCTGAAACCATGAAGTGGAGTTGTTTTTTGACAACTGCTCGAAAAACGTGACACATTCTTTCGGAAATCCCCCGAACACCGGCAGCGATGTCATATGTTCCTCTCCCGGCGCAGGGTTACTTTGTAACGGGTACAAGGCAGATCATCTTCATGGTTTTTCCGCCTGCGCTCTCGAAATGGTGGTTTTCACCCCCGGGAACAAAAACCGAATCGCCGGGTTTGAGGGGAAATGAAACCCCGTCTCCCACGAGTTTTCCCTGGCCTTCGAGGATGAAGACCTCGTGCTCCCACTGGTGTGCATGGTGTGGAGTGTTTCCCTCCGGCCCGATCTCGAAGAGGCGCATGTAAAAGTTCGGAGCGCCTTCCGGCCCGGCGATGAGCCATCGTATGGTGGTGTTCTTCGCGCCCTCGCCGACCGGTTTCGCCTCTACATCGAGGTAATGTTTGACGTGCATTGTATGCTCCTTGTAATAAACTCTGTCGTATGTTCCGTTTTATGGTCAGTTACGGTAATTTCGTGTGTGCGTTAATATCAGAAAATTATATAGAGCAGTGCCTGCAGGGCGAGCACCCCGATCGCAAAAAGTCTGAGATCGCTCAGAATGGTTTTCTTGCTTCCGTCAGCGGCTTCGGGAAGCTGGGCGGGCAGGCTGATCACCCATATCGCCAGCGCAATGATAATTCCGAAAACGAATCCACGGACAACACTCATGGGAATTAAAAGCACAGAGGTATACATGAAGTCCGCGAACGGCTTGAGCAGTGCTGCGATTATATGTTTCATGGCCTGTCTTCTCCTTCCGCCGATTCGGCAGGTATAGAGAATATATTGAAGCTTCTCGCGGTATCCGGTTTTGTTAAAAGACTCACGACCACTGTAATGGCGAGAGAAGCGACAAAAGCCCACCATGCTATGTAGAGAAACGGTTCCGGCGCGGTGAAAACCTCGCCCCGTACCCAGAAAAGGGTAACCGATGTCCCAACGCCGAGGATGAGCCCCGCCGATGCCCCGATACTGTTGGCCCGTTTCCAGAACAAACCGAGTGTTATTATCGCCAGAAGAGGCCCCTGAAAGAAACTGAATACGGTCTGAAAGTAACCGTAAATGGAGGGGAAACGGCCTGCTATCGGTGCAAGCAATACACCGATGACAATAAAAGTGGCAATGAAAATTTTCCCCACAATCATGTAGTGACGGTGCGAACGGTTACGTGCGAACAGGGACTGATAGATATCCTTCGTCCAGAGCGTGGCCGCGCTGTTGAGGTATGAATCGATGCTCGACATGAGTGCAGCCAGAAAAGCCGCGAACACGAGGCCGGTCAGTCCTGGTGGAAGGATGTCGTGAACCATCGTCGGATAGATATCATCACTCTTTTCGAGACCCGGGTAGAGGATTATTCCGGCAAGTCCGGGGCCTACGAGGATAAACGGTATGAACAGTTTCAGAAAAGCTCCCCAGAGGACACTCTTTTTGGCTTCGTACTCGCTTCTGGCGCCGAGTGTGCGCTGAACGATCGCCTGGTTGCCGAGCCAGTAAGCGGGGGAAAGCACGAAGCTCAGCCCGAACAGGATTCCGGCCCATCCGTACGGAGTCGGGCTGTCGATGGGAACCATCAGCTCGAAGTGGTGCGCATACCGTTCGCCCATCGAAGTCACCAGACCGACCATTTCTCCCCATCCGCCGATTTTCACGTAGGCGATAATCAGGATTACAAAACTACCGGCGAACATGATTATGCATTGGATGACATCGGTGTATACGACTGCCGCGAGGCCGCCCATCAAAGTGTAAACACCGACAACACAGGCGATTACAAGAATTGAGACGTATATCGGCCAGCCCATGAGAATTAACATCGTTTTGGCCGCGGTATAGAGGAAAACACCAAGGAGAAACGACATGAAGAATCCGACAATAAGAGCGACAAACGTCCGGACAAACTGGTTGTACCGCCGCCCGAGAAACTCAGGGATGGTAAATACCCCGGTGCGCCAGTAAAAAGGGATGAATACGAATGCGCCGACGATCATGGCCGGAATACAGCCGATCCATTCGAAGTTTGCCATGGCAATCCCGTAAAGATACGCTGCACCGGCGACTCCCACAAAATCGAG
Encoded proteins:
- a CDS encoding DUF2461 domain-containing protein, which gives rise to MTSLPVFGGFPKECVTFFEQLSKNNSTSWFQRHKKDFDMFVLEPARLFVTDMGDRLRFISPRINADPRVNRSLFRINRDTRFSKDKTPYKTHLGIWFWEGAGPRMEASGYYFHIEPGTLMLGTGIYCFTKPQLDRYRDYVVHKKHGAELAQIIGSITSSGGCTLGGSHYKRVPRGFDPTHKNATLLLHNGLYAGIETKIPEELFSEELIDWCFERYSHMAPLHNWLMKITR
- a CDS encoding cupin domain-containing protein, whose protein sequence is MHVKHYLDVEAKPVGEGAKNTTIRWLIAGPEGAPNFYMRLFEIGPEGNTPHHAHQWEHEVFILEGQGKLVGDGVSFPLKPGDSVFVPGGENHHFESAGGKTMKMICLVPVTK
- a CDS encoding archease encodes the protein MPYRYLDDIATADAAFEAWGASLEELFIAAADALLNVMVENLETIAGRERRTIRCEAESLGMLLIRFLEELVFIKDAQRLFLRVERLGIEQTGDMWNLVAQVYGEEINPERHELNADVKAVTYHRFSLEQCGQEWRATVVLDI
- a CDS encoding TM2 domain-containing protein; this encodes MAQLGAAELAALTKDLDDSKKMIFQSQYSSEKKDRGTAMIVALFNWDRIWFGDTGLGILKLLTVGLCGIWWLIDLFTAGSRCDDYNRAKAEEIVASLKLTK
- a CDS encoding beta-N-acetylhexosaminidase; this encodes MGKTGWSLIAGFMCCLVLAAGGDKLMAQQSTGVTAALEIVPQPVKVVPGKGLFALKPSTVIAITDDTVELMSLGRYLSDQIRLLTEYTLEVRRTSGAAVAPGTIVLTTQGADRTLGDEGYSLKVSWESVIISAQKPAGVFYGIQTFRQMIMSGDDSWRFSRSIPAVEISDKPSYTWRGFQLDCSRHFMSLDFVKRYIDLLAYHKMNVFHWHLTDDQGWRIEIKRYPELTRAGAFYGDGDNRHGGYYTQDEAREIVAYAKSRYITVVPEIEMPGHATAAIAAYPELSCAGKPLKVESTWGIHPNLFCAGKESTFEFIENVLTELCDIFPSPYIHIGGDEAVKDQWKACPLCQKRMKELGLKNENELQGYFTTRIDTFVQTLNRNIVGWDEILEGGPSKTAVVQSWRGMEGAVEGAKKGHRVISSPAPFVYLDFPNTEDGTNDTGWLKVTTLEKVYSFEPTPAELTPAEAALILGGECPLWTERAPQPEVDHMVFPRLCALAEVVWTPPERRNWADFSRRMEVHYRRLDALGVDYFTPYTPVGSWDPKDIGNSFATLDRDITDALREPGHYRLALRHDTGANGVTIEWAAILENGREMARDTHEGVSGKRRAGHNYRFRVDTTRPGARYTLRVSLRGDGGTDTKGTLLLRHFK
- a CDS encoding DUF2752 domain-containing protein, which produces MIKWPAIKRLYLSLQRVISIRRFGFPALVIYGISVNPINGDRGIPCLWRLVFGMDCPCCGLSRADALLFRGHFLDAVRMNWLIIPVVLVFFYYFTETVVNQYHMRRKSWLN
- a CDS encoding RtcB family protein — its product is MAAPDIIEKIAENVWEIPVGYKTGMRVPARIYASGKLLGEMDDGVFEQVTNVAMLPGIVSHAFCMPDGHWGYGFPIGGVAAVDPCEGVISPGGIGFDINCGMRLLRTGLTYDEVKPHLRKLVDRLFERIPAGVGSSGFIRISRDDFRGVVETGAAWCVKNGYGTEDDLERTEEHGCIDGADASKVSTKAVERGYKQIGTLGSGNHYLEIQVAKPENIYDRELAEKFGITMPDQVMVMLHCGSRGFGHQVATDYLHTFITVMGKKYGIVTPDRELACAPFRSEEGQDYFAAMKCAINMSYVNRQVILHRVREVFSEIFRRDPLDMGMHQIYDIAHNTAMLERHVIDGAEREVLVHRKGATRAFAPGNSSLPKIYQETGQPVIIGGSMETGSYLLTGMKSGDQTFFTTAHGSGRTMSRNKAKRLYNGKQLQRDLDDRGIYIRTASFSGLAEEVGSAYKNIDDVAAATEHAGISRRVVRFTPIGNIKG
- a CDS encoding L-2-amino-thiazoline-4-carboxylic acid hydrolase, which translates into the protein MIELSEKQIGEYHHRNYTAVDGLWFMKVEEKYGFDAALDVDNEVWKVLPKIQARMLKSFGNVGDGIDALRECLETKLRLEGFEFHTKTGKNGGFSVIIDGCPWHNTMVKVGREKYSSLVGNRICRTEYTTFAYEFDSRIQFEMETQICCRARQCILNFFM